From Mya arenaria isolate MELC-2E11 chromosome 12, ASM2691426v1, the proteins below share one genomic window:
- the LOC128211202 gene encoding glutamic acid-rich protein-like, translating into MDPIIIDSSKEEDSDDDDDDDDDDKWFIPRRKSPMKMIDETLPKISFRARKDRKARDRPHHEKKKIETPIIVIGSSGEDSETRVPPLPDLNVHGKTAEKLPASGELNALNYKRKRDEKMFSIKKRHVSVLKRKEELRKEYENLQGGLFDVSSDSDCIVICSEKILHSQKTSKKDCHGSIVTFNKKLEKDETKFSIKKEKKVSEKVKAGIKRLLSDTTFNKPEKKERHKVIRSLSEDFVKLKSKAFALPKDNHEMDNDEEKRRESKEEKCKKEKRERSEEKEKKERRESYDESKENYIKKEDSLKKVTCSGILQSHQRRVLKKCSVVLRKLTESEIKMKGSPSRRHFTDVFHYSDISDDDLPDLNPNFDIRTENYSDISDIDDAESVSSRIAEMPLLEPMKNLSEMDLNLGYIDMPEISSVSPSPMVSSSVKHQIYIPQCIAISSESNDSDSVISIPRSSFLEENVDKKGMEDCHGDDLIDNPVVITSSSSDVDENSEENVDSENDDDDDDDDDDDDDDDDDDDDGDDENDETITESKDNKSIKGGNSDKSESDDNIFSKFSSFTFSGSSSAFSKVSPAKSTLSSYNRITPKHNVLKSNTSGNIANILSFLMPQHHNMLDACLEEDDSINLMHYLEFLENFTTKFSLPTEVTKSLMRTAFFQPADRVDLVQRSYSLLKLCNNRQNGAMYMDLDLIEDSLSKVYGTEKSSDYTVLLQRTLFLKLSVEILRKDLYNRDLYDTKEIRKSYAYKLLSYDVASSKKRLVYYINQALHAGQTLTARFEGAVKDIPHILPILQELLALSIDVSISCVDAATGLSEDLVGTYTFLPDIASKEHLLTSVTSPLLQYKLVQTMLETQYDQYLPLPAFPESLQGVVDSFFEVTPLKFQMTPPTTPTDEEPVDDIPGEKSFSPSETEEMAMLLYFLVKSYLQVSIEKLYIPLHRRSRYSRKGSGPRLYDLETIGALDQHVDQLRGHLLSLCPTLSDKAEEYLMLLLCCGD; encoded by the exons atcattGATTCTAGTAAAGAAGAAGACTctgatgacgacgacgatgacgatgatgatgataaatggTTCATTCCCCGGAGAAAAAGCCCAATGAAAATGATTGACGAAACGCTGCCGAAGATATCTTTCCGTGCACGAAAGGACAGAAAAGCAAGAGATAG gCCACATCATGAGAAGAAAAAGATTGAAACACCCATCATTGTGATTGGATCGTCTGGAGAGGATTCAGAGACAAGAGTACCACCTCTTCCAGATCTAAATGTACATgggaaaactgctgaaaaactGCCTGCCAGTGGGGAACTGAATGCACTGAATTATAAGAGAAAAcgtgatgaaaaaatgtttagtaTCAAAAAAAGGCATGTCTCGGTGTTAAAACGGAAAGAGGAATTGAGAAAGGAGTATGAGAATTTACAAGGTGGATTGTTTGATGTTTCGTCAGATAGCGATTGTATTGTTATCTGTTCAGAAAAAATCCTGCATTCGCagaaaacaagtaaaaaagATTGTCATGGAAGCATAGTTACTTTCAACAAAAAGCTAGAAAAAGATGAGACAAAGTTTTCCATTAAGAAAGAGAAAAAAGTGTCGGAAAAAGTGAAAGCAGGCATTAAACGTTTGTTATCTGatacaacatttaataaacCTGAAAAAAAGGAAAGACATAAAGTCATCAGGTCTTTAAGCGAGGactttgtcaaattaaaaagtaaagcATTTGCATTACCAAAAGACAATCATGAAATGGACAATGATGAGGAAAAAAGAAGAGAAAGCAAAGAGGAAAAAtgcaagaaagaaaaaagagaaagatCAGaggaaaaagaaaagaaagaaagaagaGAAAGTTATGATGAAAgtaaagaaaattatattaaaaaagaggACAGTTTGAAGAAGGTGACATGCAGTGGTATATTACAATCACATCAACGAAGGGTATTAAAGAAATGCTCAGTGGTTTTGAGAAAATTAACTGAATCGGAAATTAAAATGAAAGGAAGTCCAAGCCGTAGACATTTCACCGATGTTTTTCATTATTCTGACATTAGTGATGATGATTTACCTGACCTTAACCCGAACTTTGATATCAGAACAGAAAACTATAGTGATATCAGTGACATTGACGATGCAGAATCAGTTTCATCAAGAATTGCAGAGATGCCTCTGTTGGAACCCATGAAAAATCTTTCAGAAATGGATTTAAATTTAGGCTACATAGACATGCCAGAAATTTCTTCAGTCAGTCCTTCTCCAATGGTATCCTCATCGGTCAAACATCAGATCTACATCCCCCAGTGTATAGCAATATCATCGGAATCCAACGACTCAGATTCTGTCATCTCCATTCCTCGATCAAgctttttagaagaaaatgttGATAAGAAGGGAATGGAAGATTGTCATGGAGATGACTTAATAGATAATCCTGTTGTTATTACTTCATCTAGCAGTGATGTTGATGAAAACTCTGAAGAGAATGTTGATAGTgaaaacgatgatgatgatgatgatgatgatgatgatgatgatgatgatgatgatgatgatgatgatggtgatgatgagaATGATGAAACAATAACTGAAAGTAAAGATAATAAGAGCATTAAAGGTGGGAATAGTGACAAGAGTGAAAGTGATGACAACATATTTTCCAAATTCAGCTCATTCACTTTTTCAGGGAGTTCATCAgcattttcaaaagtttcacCAGCGAAATCCACACTTAGTTCATATAATAGAATAACACCCAAACACAATGTACTGAAATCTAATACCTCAGGAAACATTGCAAATATACTTTCGTTTTTAATGCCACAGCATCATAATATGTTGGATGCGTGCTTAGAAGAAGATGACAGTATTAACTTAATGCATTATTTGGAATTTCTTGAGAATTTTACTACAAAGTTTTCATTGCCAACTGAGGTTACAAAATCATTAATGAGGACTGCATTTTTTCAACCTGCTGATAGAGTAGATCTTGTGCAAAGGTCATATTCATTGTTAAAACTGTGTAATAATCGTCAAAATGGTGCTATGTACATGGATTTGGATTTGATAGAGGACAGTTTATCAAAAGTGTACGGAACAGAGAAATCCTCGGACTACACAGTATTACTTCAGCGAACTCTTTTCCTCAAATTATCAGTGGAAATCCTTCGGAAAGATCTCTACAACCGTGATCTGTATGATACGAAAGAGATCAGAAAGAGCTATGCCTATAAACTGCTCTCTTATGATGTGGCGTCCAGCAAGAAAAGGCTAGTATATTACATTAATCAGGCCTTGCATGCAGGACAGACGTTGACTGCCAGGTTTGAGGGAGCTGTTAAGGACATTCCACACATCTTACCAATACTGCAG GAGTTGTTAGCCTTGAGCATAGACGTCAGCATAAGCTGTGTAGATGCAGCCACAGGCTTGAGCGAAGATCTTGTTGGGACATACACTTTCCTTCCTGACATTGCAAGCAAGGAGCACCTGCTTACCTCCGTTACCTCCCCACTGCTGCAGTACAAGCTTGTACAGACCATGTTGGAAACACAGTATGATCAGTACCTGCCCTTGCCTGCGTTTCCAGAATCACTTCAGGGTGTAGTGGACTCCTTCTTCGAG GTGACCCCACTGAAGTTCCAGATGACCCCGCCCACTACACCCACAGATGAAGAACCGGTGGATGATATCCCGGGGGAGAAGTCTTTTTCTCCATCGGAAACAGAGGAGATGGCCATGCTGCTATACTTTCTCGTCAAGAGCTACCTACAAGTCTCCATTG AGAAGTTGTACATACCTCTACATAGAAGATCGAGGTACTCGAGGAAGGGATCAGGTCCGAGACTTTATGACCTTGAGACAATAGGGGCACTTGATCAACACGTGGACCAGTTAAGGGGGCACCTGCTCTCCCTGTGCCCGACACTGTCCGACAAGGCAGAAGAATACTTGATGCTGTTGTTGTGCTGTGGAGATTGA